A single window of Mesoplodon densirostris isolate mMesDen1 chromosome 13, mMesDen1 primary haplotype, whole genome shotgun sequence DNA harbors:
- the RHPN1 gene encoding rhophilin-1 has product MVPEGRPDGAGAGEESARLQGCDLLASSQHGCLQSRRAQIHQQIDRELRMRTGAENLYRATSNARVRETVALELSYVNSSLQLLKEELEGLDGNVDADQPQSEGITVPMIPLGLKETKQLDWATPLKELISGHFGEDSASYEAEIRELEDLRQATRTPSRSEAGLELLTAYYNQLCFQEARFVTPARSLGLLFHWYDSLTGVPAQQRALAFEKGSVLFNIGALHSQIGARQDRSCPEGTSCAVEAFQRAAGAFSLLRENFSHAPSPDMSPASLSMLEQLMTAQAQECIFEGLLLQAPVAPHDCLAQLHLAQEAAQVAAEYRLVHQTMAQPPVQDYVPFPWTTLVHVKAEYFRALAHYHAALALCDGAPVAEVELPALEQIFLGLQASSEPQGPALPQEQEDRRKLGKAHLKRAILGQEEALRLHAVCRALRRVDLLQVVLAQALRRSLAKYSELDLEDDFCEAAEAPDVRPKTQRRPEGRAPSFSRVKVADIFHRLGPLSVFSAKNRWRLAGPIHVARGEGGFGFTLRGDAPVLIAAVVPGGRAAAAGLKEGDYIVSVNGQPCRWWKHADVVAQLKGVGDEGVSLQVLTLLPGAEPPGSGDRRPALGGLLRSQKESGWETPGPAQASPRPLLGWNRKAKRGKTGRRLSPAPHP; this is encoded by the exons ATGGTCCCCGAGGGGAGGCCGGACGGCGCGGGCGCCGGCGAGGAGAGCGCCCGGCTGCAG GGCTGTGACCTCCTAGCAAGTTCGCAGCATGGCTGCCTGCAGAGCCGCAGGGCCCAGATCCACCAGCAGATCGACAGGGAGCTGAGGATGCGGACGGGCGCCGAGAACCTGTACAG AGCCACCAGCAATGCCCGGGTGAGGGAGACTGTGGCCCTGGAGCTGAGCTACGTCAACTCCAGCCTGCAGCTGCTGAAGGAGGAGTTGGAGGGGCTTGATGGCAACGTGGACGCCGACCAGCCCCAGag CGAAGGTATCACTGTCCCCATGATCCCCCTGGGGCTGAAGGAGACCAAGCAGCTAGACTGGGCCACACCCCTGAAG GAGCTGATCTCAGGGCACTTTGGAGAGGACAGTGCTTCCTACGAGGCTGAAATCCGGGAGCTGGAGGACCTGCGGCAG GCCACGCGGACCCCTAGCCGGAGCGAGGCGGGCCTGGAGCTGCTCACGGCCTACTACAATCAGCTGTGTTTCCAGGAGGCGCGCTTTGTCACCCCTGCCAGGAGCCTGGGGCTGCTGTTCCACTG GTACGACTCGCTGACGGGGGTCCCGGCCCAGCAGCGGGCCCTGGCCTTCGAGAAGGGCAGTGTGCTCTTCAACATCGGCGCCCTCCACAGCCAGATCGGGGCTCGCCAGGACCGCTCCTGCCCTGAGGGCACCAGCTGCGCTGTGGAGGCCTTTCAGAGGGCTGCGG GGGCCTTCAGCCTCCTGAGGGAGAACTTCTCCCACGCGCCCAGCCCCGACATGAGCCCCGCCTCACTCTCCATGCTGGAGCAGCTCATGACCGCCCAGGCCCAGGAGTGCATCTTCGAGGGCCTCTTGCTGCAGGCCCCCGTGGCCCCCCATGACTGCCTGGCCCAGCTCCACCTGGCTCAGGAGGCCGCCCAG GTGGCGGCCGAGTACCGGCTGGTGCACCAGACCATGGCCCAGCCGCCCGTCCAGGACTACGTGCCCTTCCCCTGGACCACCCTGGTGCACGTGAAGGCCGAGTACTTCCGCGCCCTGGCCCACTACCACGCGGCCCTGGCCCTGTGTGACGGCGCCC CGGTGGCAGAGGTGGAGCTTCCAGCCCTCGAGCAGATCTTCCTCGGACTCCAGGCCTCGTCTGAGCCCCAGGGCCCCGCACTGCCCCAGGAGCAGGAGGACCGCCGGAAGCTGG GCAAGGCCCACCTGAAGCGGGCCATCCTGGGTCAGGAGGAGGCCCTGCGGCTGCATGCCGTGTGCCGGGCCCTGCGCAGGGTGGACCTGCTGCAGGTCGTGCTGGCCCAGGCGCTGCGGCGCTCTCTGGCCAAGTACTCGGAACTCGACCTCGAGGACGACTTCTGTGAGGCCGCCGAGGCCCCTGACGTTCGGC CTAAGACGCAGCGGAGGCCGGAGGGCAGGGCACCCAGTTTTTCCCGGGTGAAGGTGGCTGATATCTTCCATCGGCTG GGGCCCCTGTCCGTGTTCTCAGCCAAGAACCGCTGGCGGCTGGCAGGTCCCATCCACGTGGCCCGAGGAGAGGGGGGCTTCGGCTTCACGCTGCGGGGCGACGCGCCCGTCCTCATCGCTGCCGTTGTTCCAGGGGGCCGGGCCGCG GCGGCCGGCCTGAAGGAGGGTGACTACATCGTGTCGGTGAACGGGCAGCCGTGCAGGTGGTGGAAGCATGCAGATGTGGTAGCCCAGCTGAAGGGCGTGGGCGACGAGGGCGTGAGCCTGCAGGTGCTGACGCTGCTGCCCGGTGCGGAGCCACCTGGCTCG GGGGACCGCCGGCCAGCCCTGGGGGGGCTTCTGAGGAGCCAGAAGGAGAGTGGCTGGGAGACACCAGGGCCCGCACAagccagccccaggcccctcctTGGCTGGAACCGCAAGGCCAAGAGGGGCAAGACTGGAAGGAGGCTGTCCCCAGCCCCACACCCCTGA